A genomic stretch from Falco cherrug isolate bFalChe1 chromosome 1, bFalChe1.pri, whole genome shotgun sequence includes:
- the LOC129736117 gene encoding short coiled-coil protein isoform X3, whose translation MMNADMDAVEAENQVELEEKTRLINQVLELQHTLEDLSARVDAVKEENLKLKSENQVLGQYIENLMSASSVFQTTDTKSKRK comes from the exons ATGATGAATGCCGACATGGATG CTGTTGAGGCTGAAAATCAGGTGGAATTAGAAGAGAAAACACGGCTTATTAACCAAGTGTTGGAACTGCAGCACACACTTGAAG ATCTCTCAGCACGAGTAGATGCTGTTAAGGAAGAAAACTTgaaactgaaatcagaaaacCAAGTTCTTGGACAATATATAGAAAATCTGATGTCAGCGTCTAGTGTTTTCCAAACAACtgacacaaaaagcaaaaggaagtaA